A stretch of Kryptolebias marmoratus isolate JLee-2015 linkage group LG24, ASM164957v2, whole genome shotgun sequence DNA encodes these proteins:
- the ociad2 gene encoding OCIA domain-containing protein 2 — MGWGFEVVQGGATAASQIRDTEGGRTAVQSENISLSDTPSSMGSKAPVKTDSASGKRDWKCPLSDAHVHREDVKKVWKECQEESFWYRALPLSVSSMAVTGGLIYNGVWKSSARFGPFPKLAVAGLLGFAVGKASYIGMCRSKFQDLGIKDGPGFGPWSKKGHHGPGHRSCDHVCEECKKKDQPAPAEQT, encoded by the exons ATGGGGTGGGGCTTCGAAGTAGTCCAGGGAGGAGCCACTGCAGCCAGTCAGATCAGAGACACTGAGGGCGGAAGAACAGCAGTCCAGAGCGAAAACATCTCCCTGTCTGACACCCCCAGCAGCATGGGTTCAAAAGCACCGGTGAAGACTGATTCAGCCTCGGGGAAAAGAGACTGGAAG tgcCCTCTGAGCGACGCTCACGTTCACAGAGAAGATGTGAAGAAGGTCTGGAAAGAGTGCCAGGAGGAAAGCTTCTGGTACAGAG CTCTTCCTCTGTCTGTGAGCAGCATGGCGGTCACCGGTGGTCTCATCTACAACG GTGTTTGGAAATCATCAGCGAGATTCGGGCCCTTTCCAAAGCTAGCAG TTGCGGGGCTCCTTGGGTTTGCAGTGGGGAAAGCTTCCTACATTGGAATGTGCCGAAGCAAATTCCAGGACCTCGGAATTAAAGACGGACCAGGATTTGGACCCTGGTCCAAGAAGGGACACCATGGACCGGGACACCG ATCTTGCGACCACGTGTGTGAAGAGTGTAAGAAAAAAGATCAACCTGCACCTGCAGAGCAAACGTAA